The following proteins come from a genomic window of Streptomyces sp. NBC_01716:
- a CDS encoding 2-aminoethylphosphonate ABC transporter substrate-binding protein has product MPRNSRTPFIPLTAVAGSLVLTASLAGCGGGSGASEEKVVTVYSADGLKGVEDDGWYDKVFAEFEKETGIKVKYQEAGSGEIVDRALREKDDPRADLLVALPPYIQHAERKGLLASYDPKGSDKVHGSVKSSDDRWTSVVNNYFGFIYNKKELKDPPTTWEELLDTKYKDKIQYSTPGVAGDGTGLLIKAMRDFGGEAPAMDYLRKLEDNNVGPTPSTFKLAAKVDKGEILVANGDVQTNFAQSKSMSNLGIWFPAREGGKPTTFAMYYGAGLVDGAPHSANGKKLLDYLLTEKAQKQVSGIGGGFPARTDVRPTDENAIELARVIDGVTLFEPNWQRIEPSLDGYVDSWKEATGH; this is encoded by the coding sequence ATGCCCCGCAACTCCCGTACCCCCTTCATTCCGCTCACCGCCGTCGCCGGCAGCCTCGTCCTCACCGCCTCGCTCGCCGGATGCGGCGGTGGCTCGGGTGCCTCGGAGGAGAAGGTTGTCACGGTCTACAGCGCCGACGGGCTCAAGGGTGTCGAGGACGACGGCTGGTACGACAAGGTCTTCGCCGAGTTCGAGAAGGAGACCGGCATCAAGGTGAAGTACCAGGAGGCCGGTTCGGGCGAGATAGTGGACCGGGCGCTGCGCGAGAAGGACGATCCCCGCGCCGATCTCCTGGTCGCCCTGCCGCCGTACATCCAACACGCGGAGCGCAAGGGGCTGTTGGCGTCGTACGACCCGAAGGGCTCCGACAAGGTGCACGGTTCGGTGAAGTCCTCGGACGACCGGTGGACCTCCGTCGTCAACAACTACTTCGGCTTCATATACAACAAGAAGGAACTGAAGGACCCTCCGACGACCTGGGAGGAGCTGCTGGACACCAAGTACAAGGACAAGATCCAGTACTCCACCCCCGGAGTCGCCGGCGACGGCACCGGCCTTCTCATCAAGGCGATGCGGGACTTCGGCGGCGAGGCCCCGGCCATGGACTATCTGCGGAAGCTCGAAGACAACAACGTCGGCCCCACCCCCTCCACGTTCAAGCTCGCGGCCAAGGTGGACAAGGGCGAGATCCTCGTCGCGAACGGTGACGTCCAGACGAACTTCGCGCAGTCCAAGAGCATGTCGAACCTCGGCATCTGGTTCCCGGCGAGGGAGGGCGGCAAGCCGACCACGTTCGCCATGTACTACGGGGCGGGTCTGGTGGACGGCGCCCCGCACAGCGCGAACGGCAAGAAGCTGCTCGACTACCTGCTCACCGAGAAGGCGCAGAAGCAGGTCAGCGGCATCGGCGGCGGCTTCCCCGCGCGTACGGACGTCAGACCCACCGACGAGAACGCCATCGAGCTGGCCCGGGTGATCGACGGCGTCACGCTCTTCGAGCCCAACTGGCAGCGCATCGAGCCCAGCCTCGACGGCTACGTGGACTCCTGGAAGGAAGCCACCGGTCACTGA
- a CDS encoding HAD-IIA family hydrolase has product MSERKPIDSWLTDMDGVLVHEGIPIPGAGSFIKRLRDSGKPFLVLTNNSIYTPRDLQARLARMGLAVPVDNIWTSALATAKFLDAQRPGGTAYVIGEAGLTTALHDIGYILTDQEPDYVVLGETRTYSFESLTKAIRLINDGARFICTNPDETGPSADGPLPAAGSVAALITKATGKAPYFAGKPNPLMMRTGLNAIGAHSETSAMIGDRMDTDVLAGLEAGMETFLVLTGLTKPEDIDRYPFRPSTIVDSIADLVDLI; this is encoded by the coding sequence ATGTCAGAGCGCAAGCCGATCGATTCCTGGCTCACCGACATGGACGGTGTTCTCGTCCACGAAGGCATCCCCATCCCCGGCGCCGGCAGCTTCATCAAGCGCCTGCGGGACTCGGGCAAGCCCTTCCTCGTCCTCACCAACAACTCCATCTACACCCCGCGCGACCTACAGGCACGGCTGGCCCGGATGGGGCTCGCCGTGCCCGTGGACAACATCTGGACCTCGGCGCTGGCGACCGCCAAGTTCCTCGATGCCCAGCGCCCCGGCGGCACGGCGTACGTCATCGGCGAAGCCGGCCTCACCACCGCGCTGCACGACATCGGTTACATCCTCACCGACCAGGAACCCGACTACGTGGTGCTCGGGGAGACCCGTACGTACAGCTTCGAATCCCTCACCAAGGCGATCCGGCTGATCAACGACGGCGCGCGGTTCATCTGCACCAACCCCGACGAGACGGGTCCGTCGGCCGACGGACCGCTGCCCGCAGCCGGTTCCGTCGCCGCGCTGATCACCAAGGCGACCGGCAAGGCCCCGTACTTCGCGGGCAAGCCGAACCCGCTGATGATGCGCACCGGGCTGAACGCCATCGGGGCGCACTCCGAGACCAGCGCGATGATCGGCGACCGGATGGACACCGACGTCCTGGCCGGTCTTGAGGCGGGCATGGAGACCTTCCTGGTGCTGACCGGTCTGACAAAGCCGGAGGACATCGACCGCTATCCGTTCCGGCCGTCCACGATCGTCGACTCGATCGCCGATCTGGTGGATCTGATCTGA
- a CDS encoding class F sortase codes for MGDKAEAPTTDRPSGSGRLLTGVAWAVLLLGLWGWGHDGIVGASAPMTGDVAAVGRPMEKRPPPARDPRQPAEPRGIEVPSVGIKAPVVSRGLDSAGAVEPPPYELPETVGWYGGGARPGATGTALFVGHVDTRTEPAVFYDLSATRPGEKIRVTRADGSIAEFTIDDVRVYSREKFDARKVYGPHEPDRAELRLITCGGTFDRESRTYTANVVVSAYLTDVKEAPRHG; via the coding sequence ATGGGTGACAAGGCCGAGGCGCCGACCACCGACCGCCCGAGCGGATCGGGCCGACTGCTGACCGGGGTGGCCTGGGCCGTGCTGCTGCTCGGCCTCTGGGGCTGGGGCCACGACGGCATCGTCGGCGCCTCCGCGCCCATGACCGGCGACGTCGCCGCCGTGGGCCGCCCGATGGAGAAGCGGCCACCGCCGGCCCGCGACCCGCGACAGCCCGCCGAACCGCGCGGTATCGAGGTTCCCTCCGTCGGCATAAAGGCACCCGTCGTCTCCCGTGGCCTCGACTCCGCGGGGGCGGTCGAGCCGCCGCCGTACGAACTCCCGGAGACCGTCGGCTGGTACGGCGGCGGCGCCCGGCCCGGCGCCACGGGCACCGCGCTCTTCGTCGGCCACGTCGACACCCGCACCGAACCCGCCGTCTTCTACGACCTGAGCGCCACCCGGCCCGGCGAGAAGATCCGGGTGACCCGGGCCGACGGCTCGATCGCCGAGTTCACGATCGACGACGTACGGGTCTACAGCCGGGAGAAGTTCGACGCGCGGAAGGTGTACGGCCCCCACGAGCCGGACCGCGCCGAACTGCGACTGATCACCTGCGGCGGGACCTTCGACCGCGAGAGCCGTACGTACACGGCGAACGTCGTCGTCTCGGCGTACCTCACCGATGTGAAAGAGGCACCTCGCCATGGCTGA
- a CDS encoding glycoside hydrolase family 6 protein — translation MYGSNSGRGLRVTACAAATGAALLIAGCSSDGEDKGEKNPATSQQPKATDPYWVNPDGNAAKQVAGYTKDGDDKNADLIKKIASQPVGEWIGPDSPEEEARGFTEAAAKADRDALLVLYNVPHRDCGQFSKGGASDGNAYREWVDKVAKGIGDRRATVVLEPDALLHLVDGCTPQEFHEERFDLLKGAVERLKQQPATTVYVDAGNAGWQSPDALFEPLQRAGVDKADGFSVNVSNFFPTDMSQEFGKKLSAKVGGKPFVIDTSRNGNGPYTEGDPAENWCNPPGRALGEPPTTKTGDPLVKAYLWVKRPGESDGDCKGGPKAGDWYPEYALELARNAK, via the coding sequence ATGTACGGCAGCAATTCCGGCCGCGGTCTTCGAGTGACGGCGTGCGCGGCGGCCACGGGGGCGGCTCTGCTCATCGCGGGCTGCTCGTCCGACGGCGAGGACAAGGGCGAGAAGAACCCGGCGACGAGCCAGCAGCCCAAGGCGACCGATCCGTACTGGGTCAACCCCGACGGCAACGCGGCCAAGCAGGTCGCCGGTTACACGAAGGACGGCGACGACAAGAACGCCGACCTCATCAAGAAGATCGCCTCGCAGCCCGTTGGCGAGTGGATCGGCCCGGACAGCCCCGAGGAGGAGGCCCGCGGTTTCACCGAGGCCGCCGCCAAGGCCGACCGGGACGCGCTGCTGGTCCTCTACAACGTCCCGCACCGTGACTGCGGCCAGTTCTCGAAGGGCGGCGCCTCCGACGGCAACGCGTACCGGGAGTGGGTCGACAAGGTCGCCAAGGGCATCGGCGACCGGCGGGCCACGGTCGTCCTGGAACCCGACGCGCTGCTGCACCTGGTGGACGGGTGCACGCCCCAGGAGTTCCACGAGGAGCGTTTCGACCTGCTGAAGGGCGCCGTCGAACGGCTCAAGCAGCAGCCGGCCACCACGGTCTACGTGGACGCGGGCAATGCCGGCTGGCAGTCGCCCGACGCGCTCTTCGAGCCGCTCCAGCGGGCGGGCGTCGACAAGGCGGACGGTTTCTCGGTCAACGTATCCAACTTCTTCCCGACCGACATGAGCCAGGAGTTCGGCAAGAAGCTGTCGGCCAAGGTCGGCGGCAAGCCGTTCGTGATCGACACCAGCCGTAACGGCAACGGTCCTTACACGGAAGGCGATCCGGCCGAGAACTGGTGCAACCCGCCGGGCCGCGCGCTCGGCGAGCCGCCGACCACGAAGACCGGCGACCCGCTGGTGAAGGCGTATCTCTGGGTCAAGCGCCCGGGGGAGTCGGACGGCGACTGCAAGGGCGGGCCCAAGGCCGGCGACTGGTATCCGGAGTACGCGCTGGAGCTGGCGCGCAACGCCAAGTAG
- a CDS encoding galactose oxidase-like domain-containing protein: MSALPVRPNHRRNRARRLAIGAAVVVVVAGMNGPAMWRFGSEQYHDYKINRPDYKAENGHWDFLDIPSKYKINSIHASLLHTGKVLLIAGSGNNQKNFDANKFESVLWDPATNDFKMIPTPKDMFCSGHTQLPDGKLLVAGGTKRYEKLKGDTTKAGGLMVVHNEDPDKPMTLPAGTMFTGKKNGKTFESKDPVLVEKAKKIFDPATGAFLRTEPGLGRIYVEAAKSGKKYETGTEDNYRVQGMKGSDARNVYGIAQKLALDKKDFQGIKDAFEFDPVAEKYIKVDPMNEARWYPTLTTLEDGKVLALSGLDEIGQIVPGKDEIYDPETKEWEYTGIIRKFPTYPAIFLMDNGKLFYSGSNAGYGPADVGRKPGIWDLETNKFKNIPGLSDADTMETSATVMLPPAQDQRFMVIGGGGVGESEKSSEKSRLVNLKEDKPEFKDGASLDKGTRYPSASLMPDDTVLVTGGAQDYRGRGGSNILEARTYDPKSGEYTRVADPQVGRNYHSGSVLLPDGRVMIFGSDSLYADKANTKPGVFDQRIEIYTPPYLFRDSKPELTDGPKRIDHGDSGTFKTKDSASLTSAKLLRPSAVTHVTDVEQRSIALDMEKTADGIKVTVPKNRALVPAGWYMLFVTDDKGTPSEGVWVEVP; encoded by the coding sequence ATGAGTGCGCTTCCCGTCCGGCCGAACCACCGCAGGAACCGCGCCCGTCGCCTCGCGATAGGCGCGGCGGTGGTCGTCGTGGTGGCCGGGATGAACGGGCCTGCGATGTGGCGGTTCGGTTCGGAGCAGTACCACGATTACAAGATCAACCGGCCCGATTACAAGGCCGAGAACGGTCATTGGGACTTTCTCGACATCCCGTCCAAGTACAAGATCAATTCAATTCACGCGTCGCTTCTGCACACCGGCAAGGTGCTGCTGATAGCCGGGTCGGGAAACAACCAGAAGAACTTCGACGCGAACAAGTTCGAGTCCGTCCTCTGGGACCCGGCGACCAACGACTTCAAGATGATCCCGACGCCCAAGGACATGTTCTGCTCCGGGCACACCCAACTGCCCGACGGCAAGCTCCTGGTGGCCGGCGGCACCAAGCGGTACGAGAAGCTCAAGGGCGACACCACCAAGGCCGGCGGTCTGATGGTGGTCCACAACGAGGACCCCGACAAGCCGATGACGCTGCCGGCGGGCACGATGTTCACCGGCAAGAAGAACGGCAAGACTTTCGAGTCCAAGGACCCGGTCCTGGTCGAGAAGGCGAAGAAGATATTCGACCCGGCGACCGGCGCCTTTCTGCGGACCGAGCCCGGTCTTGGCCGTATCTACGTGGAGGCCGCGAAGTCCGGGAAGAAGTACGAGACCGGCACCGAGGACAACTACCGGGTGCAGGGCATGAAGGGCTCCGACGCCCGCAATGTCTACGGCATCGCGCAGAAGCTCGCGCTCGACAAGAAGGACTTCCAAGGCATCAAGGACGCCTTCGAGTTCGACCCGGTGGCCGAGAAGTACATCAAAGTCGACCCGATGAACGAGGCCCGCTGGTATCCGACGCTCACGACGCTGGAGGACGGCAAGGTCCTCGCGCTGTCGGGCCTGGACGAGATCGGCCAGATCGTCCCCGGCAAGGACGAGATCTACGACCCGGAGACCAAGGAGTGGGAGTACACCGGCATCATCCGGAAGTTCCCCACGTACCCGGCGATCTTCCTGATGGACAACGGCAAGCTCTTCTACAGCGGCTCCAACGCCGGTTACGGCCCCGCCGACGTCGGCCGCAAGCCCGGCATCTGGGACCTGGAGACCAACAAGTTCAAGAACATCCCGGGCCTGAGCGACGCGGACACGATGGAGACGTCGGCGACCGTCATGCTGCCGCCCGCGCAGGACCAGAGGTTCATGGTCATCGGTGGCGGCGGCGTCGGCGAGTCCGAGAAGTCCAGTGAGAAGTCCCGGCTGGTCAATCTCAAGGAGGACAAGCCGGAGTTCAAGGACGGCGCGTCGCTCGACAAGGGCACCCGCTACCCCAGCGCGTCCCTGATGCCGGACGACACGGTCCTGGTGACGGGCGGCGCCCAGGACTACCGGGGCCGCGGCGGCTCCAACATCCTCGAAGCGCGTACGTACGACCCGAAGTCGGGCGAGTACACGCGCGTCGCCGACCCCCAGGTCGGGCGCAACTACCACTCGGGCTCGGTCCTGCTGCCCGACGGCCGCGTCATGATCTTCGGCTCCGACTCGCTCTACGCCGACAAGGCGAACACCAAGCCGGGCGTCTTCGATCAGCGGATCGAGATCTACACCCCGCCGTATCTCTTCCGGGACTCGAAGCCGGAGCTGACCGACGGACCGAAGCGGATCGACCACGGTGACTCGGGGACCTTCAAGACGAAGGACTCCGCCTCGCTCACGTCCGCGAAGCTGCTGCGGCCGAGCGCCGTCACGCATGTCACGGATGTCGAACAGCGGTCCATCGCGCTGGACATGGAGAAGACGGCGGACGGGATCAAGGTGACGGTGCCGAAGAACCGGGCGCTGGTGCCGGCGGGCTGGTACATGCTCTTCGTGACGGACGACAAGGGGACCCCGTCCGAGGGTGTGTGGGTCGAGGTGCCGTAG
- a CDS encoding glycosyltransferase family 2 protein — protein MTSTPNGERPNNDASRTTQLRVPSQLRNARARFRPKAELPKYDYEHYSRLAGPLTQPAPDKPYKVQYRSLLSQEPHRIRAALLLGAAPLLSLGLFAWLMQPQHWTERDPNLKNDTLLILDIVMLVSIGLIELFRTMNVLSNAHATLVARDPVPVVPASGTRVAFLTSFVPGKEPLEMVTKTLEAAVKIRHRGLMHVWLLDEGDDPAVKEVCARLGVHHFSRKGVAKWNQTKGAHRAKTKHGNYNAWLDAHGDDYDFFASVDTDHVPMANYLERMLGYFRDPDVGFVIGPQVYGNYDTFVTKAAESQQFLFHALIQRAGNRYGSPMFVGTSNAVRISALKQIGGLYDSITEDMATGFEMHRARNPQTGNKWRSVYTPDVLAVGEGPTAWTDFFTQQLRWSRGTYETILKQYWRGFATLPPGKLFNYTMMIIFYPMSALNWILAALSCALFLGMGASGVQIDPAIWMMLYGNASALQIGLYIWNRRHNVSPHEPEGSGGLAGMAMSALSAPIYARSLLDAVLRRKSSFVVTPKGDSSSPDTLFGTFRIHLFFILVFAGSLVSSFFLGHDHPAMITWATLATLITAAPIIVWRLGMRAEKKKRGKHGSHRGRGNTPPRTPETSPRTPPGAVDQTIQISLGGPKQ, from the coding sequence ATGACGTCGACGCCGAACGGCGAGCGGCCGAACAACGACGCGTCCCGGACCACCCAGCTCCGGGTCCCCTCTCAGCTCAGGAACGCCAGGGCCCGGTTCCGGCCCAAGGCCGAACTGCCCAAGTACGACTACGAGCACTACAGCCGGCTCGCCGGGCCGCTCACCCAGCCCGCCCCGGACAAGCCGTACAAGGTGCAGTACCGCTCACTGCTCTCGCAGGAGCCGCACCGGATCCGCGCCGCCCTGCTGCTCGGCGCCGCCCCGCTGCTCTCCCTCGGTCTCTTCGCCTGGCTGATGCAGCCTCAGCACTGGACCGAGCGCGACCCGAACCTGAAGAACGACACGCTGCTCATCCTCGACATCGTGATGCTCGTCTCCATCGGACTGATCGAGCTGTTCCGCACGATGAACGTGCTCTCCAACGCCCACGCGACGCTGGTGGCGCGTGACCCCGTCCCCGTCGTGCCCGCGAGCGGCACCCGCGTCGCCTTCCTCACCTCCTTCGTGCCGGGCAAGGAGCCCCTCGAAATGGTGACGAAGACGCTGGAGGCCGCGGTCAAGATCCGGCACCGCGGGCTGATGCACGTCTGGCTCCTCGACGAGGGCGACGACCCGGCCGTCAAGGAGGTCTGCGCCCGTCTCGGTGTGCACCACTTCTCGCGCAAGGGCGTCGCGAAGTGGAATCAGACGAAGGGCGCGCACCGCGCCAAGACCAAGCACGGGAACTACAACGCCTGGCTCGACGCACACGGCGACGACTACGACTTCTTCGCCTCCGTCGACACCGACCATGTCCCGATGGCCAACTACCTGGAGCGGATGCTCGGTTACTTCCGCGACCCGGACGTCGGCTTCGTCATCGGCCCGCAGGTGTACGGCAACTACGACACGTTCGTCACGAAGGCCGCCGAGTCGCAGCAGTTCCTCTTCCACGCCCTGATCCAGCGCGCGGGCAACCGCTACGGCTCGCCCATGTTCGTCGGCACGAGCAACGCCGTACGGATCTCGGCGCTCAAGCAGATCGGCGGGCTGTACGACTCGATCACCGAGGACATGGCGACGGGCTTCGAGATGCACCGCGCCAGGAACCCGCAGACGGGCAACAAGTGGCGCTCGGTCTACACGCCGGACGTGCTCGCCGTCGGTGAAGGCCCCACCGCCTGGACGGACTTCTTCACCCAGCAGCTGCGCTGGTCGCGGGGGACGTACGAGACGATCCTCAAGCAGTACTGGCGGGGCTTCGCCACGCTGCCGCCCGGCAAGCTCTTCAACTACACGATGATGATCATCTTCTACCCGATGTCAGCGCTCAACTGGATCCTGGCGGCGCTGAGTTGCGCCCTGTTCCTGGGCATGGGCGCCTCGGGTGTGCAGATCGACCCGGCGATCTGGATGATGCTGTACGGCAACGCGTCGGCCCTCCAGATCGGCCTCTACATCTGGAACCGGCGGCACAACGTCTCGCCGCACGAGCCCGAGGGGTCCGGCGGTCTGGCCGGCATGGCGATGTCCGCGCTCTCCGCGCCCATCTACGCGCGCTCGCTGCTCGACGCCGTCCTGCGCCGCAAGAGCAGCTTCGTGGTGACGCCGAAGGGCGACTCGTCCAGCCCGGACACGCTGTTCGGGACGTTCCGGATCCATCTGTTCTTCATTCTCGTCTTCGCCGGATCGCTGGTCTCGTCCTTCTTCCTCGGGCACGACCATCCGGCGATGATCACCTGGGCGACGCTGGCGACCCTGATCACGGCCGCGCCGATCATCGTCTGGCGACTGGGGATGCGCGCGGAGAAGAAGAAGCGCGGAAAGCACGGGTCGCACCGGGGCCGCGGGAACACACCTCCGCGAACCCCTGAGACCTCGCCGCGGACGCCGCCCGGAGCCGTCGACCAGACCATACAGATATCCCTTGGGGGACCTAAGCAATGA
- a CDS encoding peptidoglycan-binding protein: MTAPVFEEYEPAGDCPCGGCAERRRLLARGLPLRAGGHPAAHGARRALVLVTAAGVALAATGVGAGEADADTGGPAPGAALGTGRAGTAAVAEPDPETPQGVRGPLYGPPSAGPSSNHSVEGLRATSRADIINRAKRWVNAKVPYSMTKYWSDGYRQDCSGYVSMAWNLEGNEWTGSLSRFGTRIAREELQPGDMLLFHNSSDPTKGSHVTIFGGWTDYTHSYYLAYEQTKPATRAQATPMAYWNNSASYVAYRYKGVTGGNSGSTPETAKPTAFPGAKSFGPGADGAHVTELGRMLVARGGARFYSVGPGPRWSESDRRATEAFQRAQGWRGAEADGLPGPDTWRYLTDGLGKNIPAKRASRPGGTGARPAYPGKGQFRPGRSGEYVTQLGKRLVKRGYGSHYVTGPGPRWGEADRRNVEAFQRAQGWRGSAADGYPGPETWRRLFA, translated from the coding sequence ATGACCGCACCGGTCTTCGAGGAGTACGAACCCGCTGGTGACTGCCCCTGTGGCGGTTGCGCCGAGCGGCGCCGCCTGCTGGCCCGGGGCCTGCCCCTGCGCGCGGGCGGCCACCCCGCCGCCCACGGCGCGCGCCGCGCCCTGGTCCTCGTCACCGCGGCCGGAGTCGCCCTCGCCGCCACGGGCGTGGGCGCGGGTGAGGCCGACGCGGACACCGGCGGGCCCGCGCCCGGTGCCGCGCTCGGCACCGGACGAGCGGGCACCGCGGCGGTGGCCGAGCCGGATCCGGAGACCCCGCAGGGCGTACGCGGCCCGCTGTACGGGCCGCCGTCGGCCGGGCCTTCGTCCAACCACTCGGTCGAGGGGCTGCGCGCGACCAGCCGCGCCGACATCATCAACCGCGCCAAGCGGTGGGTGAACGCGAAGGTCCCCTACTCGATGACGAAGTACTGGTCCGACGGCTACCGCCAGGACTGCTCCGGCTATGTCTCCATGGCCTGGAACCTGGAAGGCAACGAGTGGACGGGCAGCCTGTCCCGCTTCGGCACCCGCATCGCCAGGGAGGAACTCCAGCCCGGCGACATGCTGCTGTTCCACAACTCGTCCGACCCCACCAAGGGGTCGCACGTGACGATCTTCGGCGGCTGGACCGACTACACGCACTCGTACTACCTCGCGTACGAGCAGACGAAGCCGGCCACGCGGGCGCAGGCCACGCCCATGGCGTACTGGAACAATTCGGCGAGTTACGTGGCGTACCGCTACAAAGGCGTGACCGGAGGAAACAGCGGCAGCACGCCGGAGACGGCGAAGCCGACGGCCTTCCCCGGTGCGAAGTCGTTCGGGCCAGGGGCCGACGGCGCGCACGTCACCGAGCTCGGCCGGATGCTCGTCGCCCGGGGCGGCGCACGCTTCTACTCCGTCGGTCCCGGCCCCCGCTGGAGCGAGTCGGACCGGCGCGCCACCGAAGCCTTCCAGCGGGCGCAGGGCTGGCGGGGCGCGGAGGCCGACGGGCTGCCGGGGCCGGACACCTGGCGCTATCTGACGGACGGGCTCGGTAAGAACATCCCGGCGAAGCGGGCGAGCCGCCCCGGCGGTACGGGCGCGCGGCCCGCGTACCCCGGCAAGGGGCAGTTCCGGCCGGGGAGGTCGGGCGAGTACGTCACCCAACTCGGCAAGCGGCTGGTGAAGCGCGGCTACGGCAGCCATTACGTCACCGGCCCCGGCCCGCGGTGGGGCGAGGCCGACCGGCGCAACGTCGAAGCCTTCCAACGGGCGCAGGGCTGGCGCGGCAGCGCGGCCGACGGGTACCCCGGCCCCGAGACTTGGCGACGACTCTTCGCATGA
- a CDS encoding SPFH domain-containing protein produces the protein MTTQTSQPNGDGQLLRGAQALRLAARNALTARGPVEPAEPVEPEQHAEAEVPAAPAAVAAVAPAGWSETGWHQNVRLLTAPPAEPDPPHEGEPPPGPMATPERVDLFAKAPAEPERVAEPEPEPEHGFADGPEACYGGTASEVADIVEWASAERDRERQPEFVSVELPVESGTSLFTAAAESPAEPRAMAVDVLEPPAAEAGPSAPAAYAEPASMPETEERPEVAAEPEPDLYAEVPETDAPWPDDGDDEDEAAVAASIDDDPSDHGPGVSSGIPAPVWNVTVPAGSGSVVPTRAALTFDSRRWSPLIVGEATHEIPVHLLFREEGVASAPTAGRPQLRRGPAVATPPAPPVLAPAAVSRPATPVDTKLVERPGPTLPGWTAALAGVAGLFSCLTVLWWVGAVPEALTEMFGLGSNPYNGIGIGMWALLALAVTLTLFAFGGLGRGRVGHAWVLTLFGEYRGSVRRTGLLWVSPLLLRRRVDVRLRHWRSEPMPAVDANGTALRVVVLVVWRVRDTVRAALGVRDHEEYLREQVEAAMARVLSQLPADAFNETAPTLRNAELVGEALTRMLSAECRPVGLDIFSAQPTRIEYAPEISAAMQRSRIAAIDARHRDTVLTSVVDAVDDTVHRLTSRGLVELDDYERKVLVKDLTVAFYTGRHGLNEGS, from the coding sequence ATGACCACACAGACATCGCAACCGAACGGTGACGGGCAGCTGCTGCGCGGGGCCCAGGCGCTCCGGTTGGCGGCACGCAACGCGCTGACGGCACGAGGACCGGTGGAGCCGGCGGAGCCCGTGGAACCTGAGCAGCACGCGGAGGCCGAAGTCCCGGCGGCGCCAGCCGCGGTCGCGGCGGTCGCCCCGGCCGGCTGGAGCGAGACCGGCTGGCACCAGAACGTACGCCTGCTGACAGCGCCGCCGGCCGAGCCCGATCCACCGCACGAGGGGGAGCCGCCGCCGGGGCCGATGGCCACGCCGGAGCGCGTGGACCTGTTCGCGAAAGCGCCCGCGGAGCCGGAGCGTGTCGCGGAGCCCGAGCCCGAGCCCGAACACGGCTTCGCGGACGGGCCGGAGGCCTGCTACGGCGGTACGGCGTCCGAGGTCGCGGACATCGTGGAGTGGGCGTCGGCCGAGAGGGACCGGGAGCGGCAGCCGGAGTTCGTGTCGGTTGAGCTGCCGGTGGAGTCGGGCACCTCGCTGTTCACGGCCGCCGCGGAGTCCCCGGCCGAGCCGCGGGCCATGGCGGTCGATGTCCTGGAGCCACCGGCGGCCGAGGCTGGACCGTCCGCCCCGGCCGCGTACGCCGAGCCGGCGTCGATGCCGGAGACGGAGGAGCGCCCCGAGGTGGCGGCCGAGCCCGAGCCGGACCTCTACGCGGAGGTGCCCGAGACCGACGCCCCGTGGCCGGACGATGGGGACGATGAAGACGAAGCGGCGGTCGCGGCAAGCATTGATGACGACCCGTCAGATCACGGACCCGGCGTATCGAGCGGGATCCCCGCGCCCGTGTGGAACGTCACCGTGCCGGCCGGGTCCGGCTCCGTCGTCCCCACGCGTGCGGCCCTCACCTTCGACAGCCGGCGCTGGAGCCCGCTCATCGTCGGCGAGGCCACCCACGAGATCCCCGTCCATCTCCTCTTCCGCGAAGAGGGGGTGGCGAGTGCCCCGACGGCCGGACGTCCGCAGCTCCGGCGCGGACCCGCCGTCGCCACTCCGCCCGCGCCGCCCGTGCTGGCCCCCGCCGCGGTCTCGCGGCCCGCGACACCCGTGGACACGAAGCTGGTCGAGCGGCCCGGCCCCACGCTGCCCGGCTGGACGGCGGCGCTCGCCGGCGTGGCCGGGCTGTTCAGCTGTCTGACGGTGCTCTGGTGGGTCGGGGCGGTGCCCGAGGCGCTGACGGAGATGTTCGGGCTCGGCTCGAATCCTTACAACGGCATCGGCATCGGTATGTGGGCGCTGCTCGCCCTCGCCGTGACGCTCACGCTCTTCGCCTTCGGCGGGCTCGGCCGCGGCCGGGTCGGGCACGCGTGGGTGCTGACGCTCTTCGGTGAGTACCGGGGGAGCGTGCGCCGTACGGGACTTCTCTGGGTCAGCCCGCTCCTGCTGCGCCGCCGCGTCGACGTACGGCTGCGGCACTGGCGCAGCGAGCCGATGCCCGCCGTCGACGCGAACGGTACGGCGCTGCGGGTCGTGGTCCTGGTGGTCTGGCGGGTCAGGGACACCGTCCGGGCGGCGCTCGGGGTGCGCGACCACGAGGAGTATCTGCGCGAGCAGGTCGAGGCGGCGATGGCGCGCGTGCTCTCGCAGCTGCCCGCCGACGCGTTCAACGAGACCGCGCCGACGCTGCGTAACGCCGAGCTGGTCGGCGAGGCGCTGACCCGGATGCTCTCCGCCGAGTGCCGGCCCGTCGGGCTGGACATCTTCTCGGCGCAGCCGACACGGATCGAGTACGCCCCCGAGATCTCGGCGGCCATGCAGCGCAGCCGGATCGCGGCGATCGACGCCAGACACCGGGACACCGTGCTGACGTCGGTGGTGGACGCGGTGGACGACACGGTGCACCGGCTGACGTCGCGGGGGCTCGTGGAGCTGGACGACTACGAGCGCAAGGTCCTCGTGAAGGATCTGACCGTGGCCTTCTACACCGGCAGGCATGGTCTGAACGAGGGGAGCTGA